A part of Hydrogenobacter sp. T-8 genomic DNA contains:
- a CDS encoding DUF58 domain-containing protein: MKTRYKVRVNRAGVIFIGITIFLGVAAVNTANNLLYLVVSYMLSFMLLSGVLSLYNLRGLEVVLIPPEEVYVGSKTGLRTLIKNTKRFPAFLIYIRIREDSHVFPLILGGKEVEGRVSTTFEKRGHYSTISLEISSSFPVGLFERFYNVDIPINLVVFPHPMEVVERSLNIFPRQRGQANILSRKRGYEELYGVREYSNEPLKLIHWKLSAKTGSLYVKEMVEESAPPVILSLDMVEGTLEERISKLAYLVIRFTSEGRPVGLKLTDRTIEPSTGVSHKRRLLTELALL; the protein is encoded by the coding sequence GTGAAAACAAGATACAAGGTCAGGGTTAACAGGGCTGGAGTTATATTTATAGGTATAACCATATTTTTGGGCGTGGCAGCTGTAAATACCGCCAACAATCTACTATATCTGGTAGTATCTTACATGCTTTCCTTTATGCTACTTTCTGGTGTTTTGTCTCTTTACAACCTAAGAGGGCTTGAAGTAGTTTTGATACCTCCAGAAGAGGTTTATGTAGGTTCAAAAACCGGGCTTAGGACTTTAATTAAAAACACAAAAAGATTTCCTGCCTTTCTTATATATATAAGGATAAGAGAAGATAGTCATGTGTTTCCTCTTATACTTGGAGGTAAAGAGGTAGAGGGTAGGGTCTCTACAACCTTTGAAAAGAGAGGGCATTACTCAACTATAAGCCTTGAGATAAGCTCCTCTTTCCCTGTGGGGCTTTTTGAGAGGTTTTATAATGTAGATATTCCCATAAATCTTGTGGTGTTTCCACATCCTATGGAAGTTGTGGAAAGGTCTCTGAATATTTTCCCAAGACAAAGGGGACAAGCAAACATTTTGAGCAGAAAGCGTGGTTATGAAGAACTATACGGAGTTAGAGAATATTCCAACGAACCTCTAAAACTTATCCATTGGAAGCTATCAGCCAAAACAGGCAGTTTATACGTAAAGGAAATGGTGGAAGAGTCCGCACCACCTGTGATCCTCAGCCTGGATATGGTGGAAGGAACCTTAGAAGAGCGGATATCAAAACTTGCATACTTGGTGATAAGGTTTACTTCAGAAGGAAGACCAGTAGGACTAAAGCTAACAGACAGGACTATTGAACCCTCAACAGGTGTCTCCCACAAAAGAAGATTGCTGACTGAGTTAGCCCTCCTGTAG
- a CDS encoding slipin family protein, with translation MKPILDLLPFLLFLVVVFASIVGGDIFKFIGGLAMGFSPLIVIVIALVVFIAVAVKIVPEYQRAVIFRLGRVIGAKGPGLFILIPIIDKMVKVDLRTVTMDVPTQDIITRDNVSVSVDAVVYFRVVDPVKAIVQVENYLYATSQIAQTTLRSVCGAAELDELLSEREKLNLQLQEIIDRQTDPWGVKVVAVELKKIDLPEELRRAMARQAEAERERRAKIIAAEAEYQAAQKLAEAAQILATQPIAIQLRYLETIQNVATKPGNTVLVPIPTELFRVFFGENKIQGQG, from the coding sequence ATGAAGCCTATTCTTGATCTACTGCCCTTTTTGCTTTTTCTGGTAGTGGTTTTTGCCAGCATAGTGGGTGGGGACATATTTAAGTTCATAGGAGGTTTAGCCATGGGTTTTTCACCCCTTATTGTGATAGTAATAGCATTGGTAGTTTTCATTGCTGTGGCGGTAAAGATAGTTCCAGAGTATCAAAGGGCGGTCATCTTTAGGCTTGGAAGGGTGATAGGAGCAAAGGGACCTGGTCTTTTTATACTTATACCCATAATTGACAAAATGGTAAAGGTAGACCTCAGAACCGTCACCATGGATGTGCCTACTCAGGACATAATTACCAGAGATAATGTGTCTGTTAGCGTGGATGCAGTGGTCTATTTTAGAGTGGTTGACCCTGTAAAGGCTATAGTCCAAGTTGAAAACTACCTATACGCTACCTCTCAGATAGCACAAACTACTTTAAGAAGCGTGTGTGGTGCTGCAGAGCTTGACGAACTACTTTCTGAAAGAGAAAAGCTAAACCTTCAACTTCAGGAAATTATTGACAGACAAACAGACCCCTGGGGTGTAAAGGTGGTAGCAGTTGAACTAAAGAAAATAGACCTACCAGAAGAGCTTCGCAGAGCCATGGCAAGACAGGCAGAGGCGGAAAGGGAAAGAAGGGCAAAGATAATCGCAGCAGAGGCAGAATATCAAGCAGCACAAAAGCTGGCAGAGGCGGCACAAATACTTGCAACCCAGCCTATAGCTATCCAGCTTAGATACCTTGAGACCATACAAAATGTAGCCACAAAGCCAGGCAATACAGTTCTTGTGCCAATACCTACAGAGCTTTTTAGAGTTTTCTTCGGTGAAAACAAGATACAAGGTCAGGGTTAA
- the thiO gene encoding glycine oxidase ThiO — protein MRKIIVVGSGVIGLSCALLFASEGYRVQVITRNPEEATSWTAGGMLAPFSEGLEGELFDFSYQSLKVYPDFIRFLSDVSKQRVGFWQEGIYRVVLEGEEELLKVAERYKRAGYGVELLQKGEELSKDVISLIHYTEEAWVDAEMLMDALLFAMNRLGVDYVVDEITKVTKKGDEIEGIKGLKSEYRGDFYIFALGSWTRELFDLPVYPIKGQGLKLKGANLPRVHYSSISYLIPRERYLYVGATSEDVGFMSGNTLEGLKQLSEGAIRIVPTLSKATLMNTLYGYRPATPDEKPIFQFGENYFVATGHYRNGILHAPITARIVKEYVEGQRSPFVDLFSHKRFS, from the coding sequence ATGAGGAAAATCATTGTAGTGGGAAGTGGAGTAATAGGTTTGAGCTGTGCCTTGCTTTTTGCATCTGAGGGCTACAGAGTTCAGGTCATAACCAGAAACCCAGAAGAAGCTACCTCTTGGACCGCTGGAGGGATGTTAGCACCTTTCTCCGAAGGCTTAGAGGGTGAGCTTTTTGACTTCTCTTACCAGAGCCTTAAGGTATATCCAGATTTTATAAGGTTTTTGAGTGATGTATCCAAGCAGAGGGTTGGCTTTTGGCAAGAGGGTATATACAGGGTGGTATTAGAAGGAGAGGAGGAACTTCTCAAAGTGGCAGAAAGATACAAAAGGGCAGGCTATGGTGTTGAACTTTTACAGAAGGGGGAGGAGTTGTCAAAGGATGTTATATCCCTCATACACTATACAGAAGAGGCGTGGGTGGACGCAGAGATGCTAATGGATGCTTTGCTTTTTGCTATGAATAGGCTTGGTGTGGACTATGTGGTGGACGAGATTACTAAGGTGACAAAAAAGGGAGATGAGATAGAAGGCATAAAAGGTCTCAAGTCTGAATACAGGGGTGATTTCTACATCTTTGCCTTAGGTTCTTGGACGAGGGAGCTCTTTGACCTTCCTGTTTATCCAATAAAGGGGCAGGGGCTTAAACTCAAGGGGGCAAACCTCCCAAGGGTTCACTACTCTTCCATTTCTTACCTTATACCGAGAGAAAGATACCTCTATGTAGGTGCCACTTCTGAAGATGTGGGTTTTATGAGCGGAAACACCCTTGAGGGCTTAAAGCAACTTTCAGAAGGTGCTATACGCATTGTTCCTACCTTATCTAAGGCTACATTAATGAATACCCTTTACGGCTACAGACCTGCAACACCTGATGAAAAGCCTATCTTTCAATTTGGAGAAAACTACTTTGTAGCCACAGGACACTATAGAAACGGCATACTCCACGCACCTATTACCGCAAGGATTGTAAAAGAATACGTAGAGGGACAGAGGTCTCCCTTCGTTGACCTTTTCTCACACAAGAGGTTTTCTTAA
- the pheA gene encoding prephenate dehydratase, with amino-acid sequence MDDLRELRKEIDTIDEEILRLLNQRAKLAKRAGEIKKDMGLEVHAPEREREIINRIIRLNRELYGEEFPTEAVVHIYREIISACLSLEKELKIAYLGPKATFTHQAALEYFGFSAHYVPVSTIGDVFKEVETGRVDYGVVPVENTTEGVVNYTLDMFLESDLKIVGEVVIPIKLNLLSTASSLEDIRTIYSHRHALAQCKEWLKKNLPTASLVETESTAKACELVMELEDAGAIASEVAAYTYHLNILAENIQDNPNNYTRFLVIGKRWMKPTGKDKTSLIFAIRDEAGALYKALESFYRHSVNLTKIVSRPSRKKVWDYVFFVDLEGHAEEENVKKALELLQERSQMVKVLGSYPKALLQEG; translated from the coding sequence ATGGATGACCTTAGGGAGCTAAGAAAAGAGATAGATACCATTGACGAGGAAATTTTACGGCTTCTTAATCAGAGGGCAAAGCTCGCCAAAAGGGCGGGCGAGATAAAAAAGGATATGGGGCTTGAGGTTCACGCACCAGAAAGAGAAAGAGAAATAATAAACCGTATCATAAGGCTAAATAGGGAACTTTACGGAGAGGAGTTTCCTACTGAAGCGGTAGTCCATATATATAGAGAGATAATCTCAGCCTGCCTATCGCTTGAAAAGGAGCTTAAGATAGCCTATCTGGGACCGAAAGCCACCTTTACACACCAAGCTGCACTTGAATACTTTGGCTTTTCCGCTCATTATGTGCCAGTAAGCACAATAGGTGATGTCTTTAAAGAGGTTGAAACAGGTAGGGTTGACTACGGTGTGGTTCCAGTGGAGAACACCACTGAAGGTGTTGTCAATTATACTCTTGACATGTTTTTGGAATCTGACCTTAAGATAGTAGGTGAGGTAGTAATACCTATCAAGCTCAACTTACTCTCCACTGCGAGCAGTTTGGAGGATATAAGGACCATTTATTCCCACAGACATGCCCTTGCACAGTGTAAAGAGTGGCTTAAGAAAAATCTTCCAACCGCAAGCCTTGTAGAAACTGAAAGCACCGCCAAAGCCTGTGAGCTTGTTATGGAGCTTGAGGATGCGGGGGCTATAGCCAGCGAGGTTGCTGCATACACCTACCACCTTAACATACTTGCGGAAAATATACAAGACAACCCTAACAATTACACAAGGTTTTTGGTTATAGGTAAGAGGTGGATGAAACCAACTGGAAAAGACAAAACGAGCCTGATATTTGCCATAAGGGATGAGGCTGGGGCTCTCTATAAGGCTTTGGAGAGTTTTTACCGGCATAGTGTCAACCTTACAAAGATAGTCTCAAGACCATCAAGAAAAAAGGTTTGGGATTATGTGTTTTTTGTGGACTTGGAGGGACATGCGGAAGAGGAAAATGTAAAAAAGGCTCTGGAACTTTTGCAAGAGAGGTCTCAGATGGTCAAAGTCCTCGGCTCATACCCAAAGGCACTTCTACAGGAGGGCTAA
- the ilvD gene encoding dihydroxy-acid dehydratase → MLRSDKVKKGIERSPHRALLRACGLSDEDFDKPLIGIANSYIDIIPGHVHLREFVQPIKDEVRKAGGVPIEFNVIGVDDGIAMGHYGMHYSLPSRELIADSIETVVEAHQLDALICIPNCDKIVPGMLMAVARLNIPAIFISGGPMLAGEVNGKKVDLISVFEGIGQLQAGKITERELRVIEEHACPTCGSCSGMFTANSMNCITEVLGLALPGNGTIPAVDPRREVLARNAARQIMELLKRDIRPRDLLTQETFDNAFAVDIAMGGSSNTILHLLAIAREAGVEYDLARINEISRRTPNICKISPASHYHIQDLDNVGGMPAILKELIRGGHLPYPDRPTVSLKTLREIAQEAPDADGEVIRRVEEPYSKEGGIAILFGNLAPEGAVVKTAGVDPNMLVFRGKAICFDSEEEAIEGILGGKVKPGHVVVIRYEGPKGGPGMREMLSPTSAIMGMGLGDKVALITDGRFSGGTRGACVGHIAPEAASGGPIGVVREGDEILIDIPNRRLELLITEEELRRRLENFVPKQKEIRSSWLRRYVKVVSSASKGAILEA, encoded by the coding sequence ATGCTTAGGAGCGATAAGGTTAAGAAGGGGATAGAGAGGTCGCCTCATAGGGCACTTCTCAGAGCCTGTGGGTTATCTGATGAGGATTTTGACAAGCCTCTTATTGGCATAGCCAATTCATACATAGATATCATACCGGGACATGTGCATTTGAGGGAGTTCGTTCAGCCCATAAAGGATGAGGTTCGCAAAGCAGGTGGTGTTCCTATAGAGTTCAATGTGATAGGTGTGGACGATGGTATAGCTATGGGACATTACGGTATGCATTATTCTTTACCCTCAAGGGAGCTCATTGCGGACTCCATTGAAACGGTAGTTGAAGCTCATCAGCTTGATGCTCTCATATGCATCCCCAACTGTGACAAGATAGTCCCCGGTATGCTCATGGCGGTTGCAAGGCTAAACATTCCTGCCATTTTCATAAGCGGTGGTCCCATGCTGGCAGGGGAGGTAAACGGGAAGAAAGTAGACCTCATAAGCGTCTTTGAAGGCATAGGACAGCTTCAGGCGGGTAAGATTACGGAGAGAGAACTAAGGGTTATAGAGGAACATGCCTGTCCCACCTGTGGAAGTTGTTCTGGTATGTTTACCGCAAACTCTATGAACTGTATTACGGAAGTCTTAGGTTTGGCTCTGCCCGGCAATGGCACCATTCCTGCGGTAGACCCAAGGAGAGAGGTTCTTGCTCGCAATGCCGCAAGACAGATAATGGAGCTACTCAAGAGAGATATAAGACCAAGAGACCTGCTAACACAAGAGACCTTTGACAATGCCTTTGCAGTGGACATAGCCATGGGTGGTTCTTCCAATACCATACTGCACCTTTTGGCTATAGCCCGTGAGGCAGGTGTTGAATACGACCTCGCACGGATAAACGAAATATCAAGAAGAACACCCAATATATGCAAAATATCACCTGCGTCTCATTACCACATACAAGACCTTGACAATGTGGGTGGAATGCCCGCCATACTCAAGGAGCTTATAAGAGGTGGGCATCTACCCTATCCAGATAGACCAACGGTGAGCCTCAAAACCCTTAGAGAAATAGCCCAAGAAGCACCCGATGCGGACGGTGAAGTCATAAGGAGAGTAGAAGAGCCATACTCCAAAGAAGGTGGTATAGCCATACTCTTTGGAAACCTTGCACCAGAAGGTGCTGTGGTAAAGACCGCAGGAGTTGACCCTAACATGTTGGTCTTTAGAGGCAAAGCCATATGCTTTGATTCAGAAGAGGAAGCCATAGAAGGTATACTTGGAGGTAAGGTAAAACCCGGTCATGTGGTGGTCATACGCTACGAAGGACCAAAGGGCGGACCTGGTATGAGAGAGATGCTTTCACCCACCTCTGCCATAATGGGTATGGGTTTGGGAGACAAGGTAGCCCTAATTACTGACGGCAGGTTCTCCGGTGGCACAAGGGGAGCATGTGTAGGACACATTGCACCCGAGGCAGCCTCTGGTGGACCCATCGGTGTAGTACGAGAGGGTGATGAAATACTTATAGACATTCCTAACAGAAGACTTGAACTTCTTATTACAGAGGAGGAACTCAGAAGAAGGCTTGAAAACTTCGTGCCTAAACAAAAGGAGATAAGGAGTTCATGGCTCAGAAGGTATGTGAAGGTTGTCTCCTCCGCTTCAAAGGGTGCTATCCTTGAGGCATGA